One stretch of Clavelina lepadiformis chromosome 6, kaClaLepa1.1, whole genome shotgun sequence DNA includes these proteins:
- the LOC143462017 gene encoding GPI-specific phospholipase A2-like PGAP3 isoform X3, producing the protein MFCRYSCMWQTVERYKATGRPVPQFYGKWPFLRLFGLQEPASVLFSIFNGVSSIFGFIKYSRRVPSNAPMHIILSVQIILTINAWLWSTVFHGHDFPWTEKLDYFSATSIVIFSIYVFIHRVTIGISSLYRVVLRSCFGMTLIIFYVTHIYYLSSIKFDYGYNMIVNIMFGLLGSVAWLCYCFLVWKRQPYVFKMIACILLTNVFLCLEVFDFPPLFWILDAHSIWHLLTIPLPLLYYSFFTDDSFFVYSRSEVKNKLQ; encoded by the coding sequence ATGTTTTGCAGGTATTCTTGCATGTGGCAAACAGTTGAACGATACAAAGCAACTGGTAGGCCTGTACCACAATTTTATGGAAAGTGGCCATTTTTGAGACTGTTTGGACTTCAAGAGCCTGCTTCTGTGCTTTTTTCAATCTTCAACGGTGTTTCAAGTATTTTTGGTTTTATCAAATATAGCAGACGAGTCCCATCAAATGCCCCAATGCACATCATCCTCAGTGTGCAAATCATCTTGACCATTAATGCTTGGTTATGGTCTACTGTTTTTCATGGTCATGATTTTCCTTGGACAGAGAAATTGGATTATTTTTCTGCAACATCGATAGTAATTTTTAGTATATATGTTTTTATACATCGAGTGACAATTggaatttcttctttataccGAGTAGTTTTACGTTCATGTTTTGGAATGACCTTAATCATATTTTATGTCACTCACATTTACTACTTAAGTTCTATTAAGTTTGATTATGGATATAACATGATTGTAAATATAATGTTTGGTTTGCTAGGTTCTGTTGCATGGCTTTGCTATTGCTTCCTAGTATGGAAAAGACAACCATATGTATTTAAAATGATAGCATGCATTCTTTTAACAAATGTGTTTCTGTGTTTAGAAGTATTTGATTTTCCACCACTTTTTTGGATTTTAGATGCACATTCTATTTGGCATTTGTTAACTATTCCATTGCCCCTTCTGTACTATTCTTTTTTTACCGATGATTCCTTTTTTGTGTACTCTAGATCGGAGGTAAAAAATAAGTTGCAATAA
- the LOC143462017 gene encoding GPI-specific phospholipase A2-like PGAP3 isoform X1, which translates to MIYVYYIMGLILLANWCTASIGDKSMIYMVCLQQCERNICHVETLEQTTFYEKFLGWNCFEECKYSCMWQTVERYKATGRPVPQFYGKWPFLRLFGLQEPASVLFSIFNGVSSIFGFIKYSRRVPSNAPMHIILSVQIILTINAWLWSTVFHGHDFPWTEKLDYFSATSIVIFSIYVFIHRVTIGISSLYRVVLRSCFGMTLIIFYVTHIYYLSSIKFDYGYNMIVNIMFGLLGSVAWLCYCFLVWKRQPYVFKMIACILLTNVFLCLEVFDFPPLFWILDAHSIWHLLTIPLPLLYYSFFTDDSFFVYSRSEVKNKLQ; encoded by the exons ATGATTTACGTATATTACATCATGGGACTAATCCTTTTGGCTAACTGGTGTACAGCCTCCATTGGTGATAAATCAATGATATATATG GTATGTCTCCAACAATGTGAACGTAACATATGCCATGTGGAAACTTTGGAACagacaacattttatgaaaaatttttaggATGGAACTGCTTTGAAGAATGCAA GTATTCTTGCATGTGGCAAACAGTTGAACGATACAAAGCAACTGGTAGGCCTGTACCACAATTTTATGGAAAGTGGCCATTTTTGAGACTGTTTGGACTTCAAGAGCCTGCTTCTGTGCTTTTTTCAATCTTCAACGGTGTTTCAAGTATTTTTGGTTTTATCAAATATAGCAGACGAGTCCCATCAAATGCCCCAATGCACATCATCCTCAGTGTGCAAATCATCTTGACCATTAATGCTTGGTTATGGTCTACTGTTTTTCATGGTCATGATTTTCCTTGGACAGAGAAATTGGATTATTTTTCTGCAACATCGATAGTAATTTTTAGTATATATGTTTTTATACATCGAGTGACAATTggaatttcttctttataccGAGTAGTTTTACGTTCATGTTTTGGAATGACCTTAATCATATTTTATGTCACTCACATTTACTACTTAAGTTCTATTAAGTTTGATTATGGATATAACATGATTGTAAATATAATGTTTGGTTTGCTAGGTTCTGTTGCATGGCTTTGCTATTGCTTCCTAGTATGGAAAAGACAACCATATGTATTTAAAATGATAGCATGCATTCTTTTAACAAATGTGTTTCTGTGTTTAGAAGTATTTGATTTTCCACCACTTTTTTGGATTTTAGATGCACATTCTATTTGGCATTTGTTAACTATTCCATTGCCCCTTCTGTACTATTCTTTTTTTACCGATGATTCCTTTTTTGTGTACTCTAGATCGGAGGTAAAAAATAAGTTGCAATAA
- the LOC143462017 gene encoding GPI-specific phospholipase A2-like PGAP3 isoform X2: protein MQNKDKKSIGRYSCMWQTVERYKATGRPVPQFYGKWPFLRLFGLQEPASVLFSIFNGVSSIFGFIKYSRRVPSNAPMHIILSVQIILTINAWLWSTVFHGHDFPWTEKLDYFSATSIVIFSIYVFIHRVTIGISSLYRVVLRSCFGMTLIIFYVTHIYYLSSIKFDYGYNMIVNIMFGLLGSVAWLCYCFLVWKRQPYVFKMIACILLTNVFLCLEVFDFPPLFWILDAHSIWHLLTIPLPLLYYSFFTDDSFFVYSRSEVKNKLQ, encoded by the exons AtgcaaaataaggacaaaaaaTCTATCGGTAG GTATTCTTGCATGTGGCAAACAGTTGAACGATACAAAGCAACTGGTAGGCCTGTACCACAATTTTATGGAAAGTGGCCATTTTTGAGACTGTTTGGACTTCAAGAGCCTGCTTCTGTGCTTTTTTCAATCTTCAACGGTGTTTCAAGTATTTTTGGTTTTATCAAATATAGCAGACGAGTCCCATCAAATGCCCCAATGCACATCATCCTCAGTGTGCAAATCATCTTGACCATTAATGCTTGGTTATGGTCTACTGTTTTTCATGGTCATGATTTTCCTTGGACAGAGAAATTGGATTATTTTTCTGCAACATCGATAGTAATTTTTAGTATATATGTTTTTATACATCGAGTGACAATTggaatttcttctttataccGAGTAGTTTTACGTTCATGTTTTGGAATGACCTTAATCATATTTTATGTCACTCACATTTACTACTTAAGTTCTATTAAGTTTGATTATGGATATAACATGATTGTAAATATAATGTTTGGTTTGCTAGGTTCTGTTGCATGGCTTTGCTATTGCTTCCTAGTATGGAAAAGACAACCATATGTATTTAAAATGATAGCATGCATTCTTTTAACAAATGTGTTTCTGTGTTTAGAAGTATTTGATTTTCCACCACTTTTTTGGATTTTAGATGCACATTCTATTTGGCATTTGTTAACTATTCCATTGCCCCTTCTGTACTATTCTTTTTTTACCGATGATTCCTTTTTTGTGTACTCTAGATCGGAGGTAAAAAATAAGTTGCAATAA
- the LOC143462017 gene encoding post-GPI attachment to proteins factor 3-like isoform X4, giving the protein MIYVYYIMGLILLANWCTASIGDKSMIYMVCLQQCERNICHVETLEQTTFYEKFLGWNCFEECKKLLVHLCRRLQ; this is encoded by the exons ATGATTTACGTATATTACATCATGGGACTAATCCTTTTGGCTAACTGGTGTACAGCCTCCATTGGTGATAAATCAATGATATATATG GTATGTCTCCAACAATGTGAACGTAACATATGCCATGTGGAAACTTTGGAACagacaacattttatgaaaaatttttaggATGGAACTGCTTTGAAGAATGCAA GAAACTTCTAGTCCACCTGTGTCGTCGTCTTCAGTAG
- the LOC143462028 gene encoding required for meiotic nuclear division protein 1 homolog isoform X3 — protein MKTRKESYIEGAISFWNISEDATKNFMHLAKKFEEEPYKMHLIRWESEQMTYKFVSSETKIAKNCFHFCDTPGNSEYRRRTEMYAFSNALVASVKLAHWEHALDRLIQSIESIPKDMMTGSLFHYQTPKTVLQKIGEVFMMRHQINLKHNLLDVPDVYWDREELEKLYTETADFLNVTRRVKLMNEKLSYCAHMMELAKSHLAEQKSMRIEILIVVLILIEVIFEFMHLM, from the exons ATGAAAACTCGAAAAGAAAGTTATAT AGAAGGTGCGATTTCATTTTGGAATATTTCCGAAGATGCCACAAAAAACTTCATGCACCTTGCTAAAAAATTTGAGGAGGAGCCATACAAAATGCATTTGATACGATGGGAAAGTGAACAAATGACTTACAAATTTGTATCCAGCGAAaccaaaattgcaaaaa attgtttccatttttgtGACACTCCTGGCAATTCCGAGTACAGAAGACGTACAGAAATGTATGCATTTTCCAATGCTCTTGTTGCTTCTGTTAAGCTTGCTCATTGGGAACATGCCCTTGACCGTCTAATTCAATCAATTGAATCTATTCCAAAAGATATGATGACAGGAAGCTTATTTCATTATCAAACACCTAAAACAGTGCTTCAAAAAATTGGAGAAGTATTTATGATGAG GCATCAAATAAATCTCAAACACAATTTATTGGACGTTCCTGATGTATACTGGGATAGGGAGGAGTTGGAAAAACTTTACACAGAAACTGCAGA TTTTCTAAATGTAACCAGAAGAGTGaaactgatgaatgaaaagCTTTCCTATTGCGCACATATGATGGAACTCGCAAAATCACATTTAGCTGAACAAAAGTCTATGAGAATTGAAATTTTGATAGtagttcttattttaataGAG gttaTTTTTGAGTTCATGCATTTGATGTGA
- the LOC143462028 gene encoding required for meiotic nuclear division protein 1 homolog isoform X2: MLDLINRFAGLIHCVRCDGHLEHVSLPTDVTNVAAFGTSHESLLRSNGRGYIFFFREGAISFWNISEDATKNFMHLAKKFEEEPYKMHLIRWESEQMTYKFVSSETKIAKNCFHFCDTPGNSEYRRRTEMYAFSNALVASVKLAHWEHALDRLIQSIESIPKDMMTGSLFHYQTPKTVLQKIGEVFMMRHQINLKHNLLDVPDVYWDREELEKLYTETADFLNVTRRVKLMNEKLSYCAHMMELAKSHLAEQKSMRIEILIVVLILIEVIFEFMHLM, encoded by the exons GTTTGCAGGGCTTATTCATTGTGTAAGATGTGATGGTCATTTGGAGCATGTTAGTTTGCCAACGGATGTAACAAACGTTGCTGCTTTTGGAACATCACATGAAAGTTTGTTAAGAAGTAACGGAAGAGGGtacattttttttttcag AGAAGGTGCGATTTCATTTTGGAATATTTCCGAAGATGCCACAAAAAACTTCATGCACCTTGCTAAAAAATTTGAGGAGGAGCCATACAAAATGCATTTGATACGATGGGAAAGTGAACAAATGACTTACAAATTTGTATCCAGCGAAaccaaaattgcaaaaa attgtttccatttttgtGACACTCCTGGCAATTCCGAGTACAGAAGACGTACAGAAATGTATGCATTTTCCAATGCTCTTGTTGCTTCTGTTAAGCTTGCTCATTGGGAACATGCCCTTGACCGTCTAATTCAATCAATTGAATCTATTCCAAAAGATATGATGACAGGAAGCTTATTTCATTATCAAACACCTAAAACAGTGCTTCAAAAAATTGGAGAAGTATTTATGATGAG GCATCAAATAAATCTCAAACACAATTTATTGGACGTTCCTGATGTATACTGGGATAGGGAGGAGTTGGAAAAACTTTACACAGAAACTGCAGA TTTTCTAAATGTAACCAGAAGAGTGaaactgatgaatgaaaagCTTTCCTATTGCGCACATATGATGGAACTCGCAAAATCACATTTAGCTGAACAAAAGTCTATGAGAATTGAAATTTTGATAGtagttcttattttaataGAG gttaTTTTTGAGTTCATGCATTTGATGTGA